The Pirellulales bacterium genome includes the window GACAAGGTGGAGCTACAGGGCCCCAATCGATTGGTGGTCAGCTTCCGCGAACAAAACAGTTATAATCGCAAGATGTGCCAGATGCCGGAGAAGCAGGCACGGCTGGAACGCGCCGTGGCTGAAAGCTCTGGGCAGCGCGTTAGATTGGAATTCGTGTTGACGCCTGATCCGGTCGGCACGACAAATGCGGGGCAGACAGCAACTCGCGTGCCCCCCAGCCGGGAGCGACTGCAAGACAAGGCCGAGCATCCGATGATTCGTCGAGCCGCCGATTTGTTTGGCGCTCGCCCGACGCGAATTGATGAACCACGCAATTAAGCCAAGCACCAACCAGGAGACACCTGTGCTGAAAGGACTAGGCAACCTGGCGGGACTGATGAAGCAGGCCCAAGAGATTGGCGGTCGCATGCAAGGCATGAGCGACGAGTTGCGCGGCCGCCGCGCCACGGGTAGCGCCGGGGGCGGAATGGTTGAAGTCGAAGCCAACGGACTGGGCGAGTTGCTCGCGTGCCGGATCGACCCGTCGCTGATCGAGCGCCGCGATCGAGAAATGATCGAGGATTTGGTCTTGGCGGCGGTCAATCAGGCGCTAACCAAGGCCAAGGAACTGCATGCCGAACAGATGCGGTCGCTCACGGGGGGACTGCAACTGCCCGGCCTGGACGAAGCGCTGGCCAAGTTGACGGGGGGCGTGCCGCCGACCGGAGCGAGCTAACGTTCCGGACATCATTCTGCGGGCAGCAACGGGGGCGCTGCTGGCATGGTGGCCGGCGGCAGAGAACAAGTCGAGGAGCAAGCAGCAAGTGACGCAAATCACCGAGAGCGTGGGAAGGTTAGTCGAGGAGTTTGCCCGGCTGCCGGGCATCGGCAAGAAATCGGCCGAGCGGTTGACGTATCACGTGTTGCGCGTGCCGTCGGCCGAAGCCTTGCGATTGGCCGAGGCGATACGCAGCGTCAAGGAGAACGTGCGTTATTGCGGCGTGTGCTTCAATTTGGCGGAAGGCGAGCGCTGCACGATCTGCCAAGACGCGAGGCGCGATGCTGGGTTGGTTTGCGTGGTCGAGCAACCGCGCGACGTGATCGCGATTGAACAAACGGGTTATCGCGGAACGTATCATGTGCTGCTGGGGCGAATCGCGCCCCTGGAAGGCTCGACGGCGGATCAATTGACAATCGACGCGCTGGTGGAGCGGGTGCGCGGGGGGCAATTTCGCGAAGTGATCATGGGCACCAATCCCACTTTGGAAGGGGATGCCACGGCGCTGGAAATCTCGAATCGTTTGCAAGGTTTGGGGGTGGAGATCACGCGCTTGGCGCGCGGGATTACGACGGGCAGTGTGCTAGAATTTGCTAACAAGGAGATTTTGTCCGACGCGTTGGCCGGGCGACAGAAGTTTTAGTCGCGCTCGGCGTTGCCGCGGGGAGGCGAGCAACACGCGGAGTATCGGACACCAGTTCCACTGAGTTGAACGAACGTCGCCACGTGGCGACAAGTCACAGCGAGCAGACGGATAGAGATCGCGATGCGACTTTCATTCGGCCAAGAAATGCGGATGGCGCAGAAGCAGGTGCTGGCGCCGCGCATGATTCAATCGATGGAGATCTTGCAACTGCCGATCATGGCGTTGCAGGAGCGCATCGAGCAGGAGTTGGAAGAAAATCCGCTATTGGAGGTGCAGGAAGAGGAGCGGGAGACGGAAGAGGAGACGCCCGCGGAGCCGGAGAACCCCGATCTGCCGACGCAGGAAGAGCGCGAGTTGGTCGTCGACGAGAACAAGGACAATGTCGACGACTTTGAACGTTTGCTGCAGATGGACGAGGAGTATCCGGAGCAGTTCGACGAGCGGCCGCGCACCTCGTCGAATCGGATGGAGGAAGAGAGCGACCGCAAGCACGACGCAATGGCCAATATGATGGCCCGCCCGCAGACGCTGCAAGACTATTTGCGCGACCAGTTGGCGTGGTTCGACCTGGACGACGCGATGCGGCAGATGTGCGAGCGGATCATCTACGGCCTGGACCACAACGGCTACCTGGAGACGCGGCTGGAAGACCTGCTGCCGCCGCACGCCAGCCGCGCCGACCTGGACCTGGCGCAGCGGGCACTGCAAACCATACAAAAGCTTGATCCACCGGGCATCGGCGCGCGCGACCTGCGCGAGTGCCTCTTGCTGCAATTGACGCCCGACATGCCGCATTACGAAGAAATGCGCACCTTGGTGTCTGGGCACCTGGAGGATTTAGAGCACAACCGCCTGCCGATCATCCAAAAGCGGACCGGCTACTCGATCGAAGCGATCCAAAAGACGCGGGAGCAACTGCGTACGCTAAATCCCAAGCCGGGCGCGGTGTTCGTCGACAACTATGTGCCGAGCGTGACGCCCGACGTGTTTGTCGAGCCGAACGAACAGGGCGAGTACAAGGTGCGGCTGGAAGACGCCAACACGCCGCATTTGTTCATCAGCCCTTACTATCGGCAACTGCTGATGAACGAAAAGGCGAGCGCCGAGGACAAGGAATACATCAAGCGGAAGATCAACTCGGCGCAGTGGCTGATCGAATCGATCGAACAGCGGCGCAGCACGTTGACCAAGGTGTCGCAGGCGATCGTCGATCATCAGCAGGAGTTTTTGCGCAAGGGTCCGGAGTTCATCGAGCCCTTGAAGATGCAACAGATCGCGGACAAGGTGGGCGTGCACGTGACCACGGTGAGCCGCGCGGTCGACGACAAGTGGATTCAGACGCCGCGCGGGATTTTTCCGCTCAAGCGTTTCTTTGGCGGCGGCACCGTGAGCGCCAGCGGCGAGGAGATCGCCTGGGACACGGTGCGATTGCGATTGCAGGAGATCATCGATGCGGAGGACAAGCGCCGCCCTTACAGCGACGACGACCTGGTGAAAGAGCTAGGCAAAAAGGGTTTGACCGTCGCGCGGCGCACCGTGACCAAGTATCGCAAGGCGATGAAAATCCCCAGTTCGCGCGAGCGTCGGGACTGGGCGCTGGGAGACGCTGATGAAGCGACGCTGCGGGACGAGTCGTTGCGGGATGGCGAGGCGCCGGACGGCGCCGAGCGCGAGGGCATAGCGCCAGGCGGCGACTTGGCGGACGAGACCACCGGCGACGACGGACCGCCGAGCGAATAGGCCGCGGCGACCCACTTAGCGGTTAGCCGTTGGCTGCGCCCATCTCGATAAAGACATTGCGGCGCACCTGCTCGGCGCGGCGCGCCTGATCGATCGTGGAGGCCACGTTGCGCACGTCCTCGACGCCGTAGATCCAGAACTCGGGATCGGAGCGATCGGTCGATTTGACGCGGATCGAACCAATGCCGAGCGCGCGTTCGACTGGTCCCTGTTCGCAGGTGATGTCGTCCATGCGAATCAATTCGATACGGTCAATGGTGCGCCGCAGCACCCCTTTTTCGTGATAGAGCCGTTGGCTGGTCAGGCGGTAGCGGACACTCAGGCGGCGATAGATGAGCACCATGGCGCCAGCCAGCCAGGCAAGCACAATGACCACCAGAAGCGCGCTCCATTGGGCGCTGCCCGACAACTGCAAGAAGCCGATCGCCAAGCCCACGAGCGAGAGCAGCGCCAACACGGCCCAGACGCCGAGCATGGCTTTGGGAGAATAGGCGCCGCTCCATAGATCGCGTTCTGGCTCGTCTAAGGCGCGGCCGCGCTTGGCGGCAGGCTGCGCGCTGGCGACGCCGGCGGCGGCTTTAAGCGAGGCGCCGCACTGGGGGCAAAAGGCGGCATTGTCGGCGACTTCGGCGGCGCACTTGGGGCACTTCATAGGTGTTGCTTCGATGCTGGCGTTGGCGGGTAGTGGGAGAGATCGGCAGAATTATAGTCCATTTGGCTCGCAATTCACCATAAGCGGCGGCGTTTCCCACCAGCGCCGATCGCCGTTATAGTTGACCAAGCGCAGCGCGCGGTCCGCCAGTAGATGGCAGCAATGGTTTAGTTCCCCTTATGAAATGTCCGTTCTGCCATCACGACAACGACAAGGTGATTGACTCGCGATCGAGCCAAGACGCCTACGCCATTCGGCGGCGGCGCGAGTGCTTGCAGTGCGGACGCCGCTACACCACGTATGAGCGGCTGGACGATCCGGTGGTTCAGGTCGTCAAAAAGGATGGCGCGCGCGAGCCCTTTGACCGCCAGAAGATCAAGGCGGGGCTGGTCAAGGCTTGTTGGAAGCGGCCCGTGTCGGCCGAGCAAATTGACGAGCTGGTGAACCAGATTGAGAACGTGGCCTACGTGAATCTCGACTCGGAAGTCGAGAGCCGGACCATCGGCGAGTTGGTGATGCGGCGACTGCGACACGTGGATCAAGTGGCGTTTGTGCGTTTTGCCAGCGTGTACCGAGAATTCAAGGATGTGCGCGACTTCGTGGAAGAGCTGGAGCCGATGCTCGAAGAAACGCGCGGCACGGACAAATAGTTCCACTAGGCCAATTATTGCTGGCGCTGAAAATGCCCGCTGCGGCCACCGGTTTTTTCCTCTAGGCGGACCGCTTCGATCTGCATGCCGCGATCGATAGCCTTGCACATATCGTACACGGTGAGCGCCGCCACGCTGGCCGCGACCAGGGCCTCCATTTCGACGCCAGTGCGGGCCTGCACTCGGGCGACCGCCTCAATCGCCAGGATGCTGGCATCGGGGAAATCGAAGTGAAGCTCCACTCCATCGAGCGGCAGCACGTGGCAGAGCGGAATTAGCTCCCAGGTGTGTTTCGCCGCTTGGATGCCGGCCAGCCGGGCGACCTCCAGCACGTCCCCTTTGGATAGCTTGCGATCGCGAATTTTCTCCAGCGTGGCGGGCTGCATGCTGACGCGGGCGCTGGCGCGAGCAGTGCGCAAGGTGATTTCCTTGCCGCTCACATCCACCATGCGGCTGGCGCCGCGCTCGTCGAAATGGGTCAGTTCGCTCACTGTTCACCTTCGAGTTGAAGAATTCTCGCCACCCAGACGCCATCGCGAACGTTTTCGAACACCACGCGGCCGCCGCGCAAGAGGGGCGCCAGCGACTCGGATTCGGCTCGTCGGTTGTATACCACCGCCCAGCGCGGACGCGAGTCGGCGGGGGCGCTCGCGTTCCACGGTACCAAACGAACGCCGTGTTCGCCCAGCACGGGAAAGGCGATCTGCGTGGCCATGGTTTGAAACGGCGCCAGCTCGGGCGCAAATACGACTGTCTGCTGAGGGGCGACCTGCGCGAGGCGGTCCATCAACTGGGCATTGGCGGCGTCTCCCCAATAGGTGACCTCGAAGCCAAGTCGCTCGGCGCCACCCAATCCGCCGACCAACAGGTTGTAATAACTGGTCTGAAACGGGTGGTACGACACGACGCCAAATATCGACGTGGCCAGGAGCGTGAGCAGGGCGAGCGTCGCCGCCCAGGCAGAGAATTTCTGGGGAGCGAGCCACCCGGCGATGCGGCTTACTCCCAAGCCCACAAGAATGGCCCAGAGTGGGTACGCAATGAGAAAGAGCCGGGCACCGTCATAAACCGGCGTGCCGGGGACGCTGAAAAGCAGGAGCGTAAACAGCAGCACCGCCAACGTGATCGACCACAGACTTCGGCCACTTGAATTGGCGGCGGGACGCCAGACAGCGCCAAGCAAACCGATCGCCAGCAATGCCACCGGGATGGTGGCCAGCGTCATTACCCAGGGGTAATGCCAAGGGGTGTCGATGTCGCGCCACACTTGTCCCAGGTAAAAATTGTGCAGCGACTGACGATCGCTCGCGGTGGCGAAGAACTCGAGTGTCCGCGCCCAGGGATGTGGCCAGAGCCAGGGCCAGCCCAGAAAAAAGGTGGCGCCCCCCGAGCTGATCCAGAGCACGATCGGGCGCCATACCTGCCGCCGCTTGGTCCAGAGCAGCCAAATCAACAGCGGCGGGGCCAAGAGCGCCCCGTTGATCTTGGCCAAGAGCGCCAGGCCCCAGGCCACGCCCGCTAGCGCATATTTCCAGTGAGTGGGCCTTGGTGATTCGACGGCCAGCCAGAGGGCGACCACCGCGATCATGCAAAAGAGCGTTTGCAGCGTATCAAGCGTGGCAAAGTGAGCGTGCGCAAACGCGCGTGGCATGAGCGCCAGCGACAGCGAACTAGCCGCGCCAGCGAGTGGGCCGACGACTTTGGTGGTCGCAGCGCCCACCAGCAAGATCATGACGGCAAAGCCCGTGGCGGGAGCAAGGCGCGCCGCAGGTATCCAGACGGCGGCAGGCTCGCCGGGGCGCGCATCAAAGGGAGCATGGGCGAGGCCCAGGCAGAACCGCGCCAGCGGTGGATGCAGGGTGAGATGCGCAAAATTGCGCTCGATGTTCGCGAATCGAAAGAAGCTCAATCCCTGATTCGACAGTGCCTGGACTAACCCTTTGCCGGCGGCGGCATCGTAGTATTCGTCGACTGTGATGCCCGGCCCGGCTGGCACGGGGCCGAGCGTGGCGACGACGGCAAACCAACTGGCGATGAACACACAGATGGGGCCGGCGTAGCGGCGCATCACATGAATGGGCTGTGACGCAGAGGGTTGCTCGCGGTGGCGCGACGGGGATGCGGCAAAGTTCGGCATGCGCGAAAGTGGGCGCGCGGCGGAGGGGTGGTGAAACTCCGATGGTACGCCGCGCCGGGCTGAGTGGCGAGCCAAAAAATGAAACCGCCGCGGGGGTCAGCCGCGGCGGTTTCGTGTGCTTCGGCGATATTTCAAACGCCTGCGAGTCAGGCGGTTTCCACTAAACGAGTTCCTTGCGGGCGCCGATCAAGGTGCGGAGCCGCTCGGCCAAGAGGGCCGCGTCGAACGGCTTCTTGAACGTTTCGTTGATGCTCGAACGATCGAAACTGTAGGTTTCGCCGTCATCGGGCAGCAGGGCGATCACGATCGTCTCGGTATACTCGGTGTTGCGGCGCAGGTTCTGGCAGATCTGCAGCGCTTCGGTGCGACCGATCGAGAAGTCGACGATGATCGAATCGGGATGGAAACTTTCCGCCTGGATGCCAGCCTCGAAGCCGCTGGAAGCGGTGCTGAGCTTGAACGCCTTTTCCGGCGGTAGCTCGCGCTTCAGGCTTTCGATGAGCATCTGATCCTGGGCGACGACCAGAATTTTGGCCATCGTCTCGTCTTCGAGATCGCCCAGCGGCATACCATGCTCTTTGAGGAACTTGATCAAATACTCACGGGGAATCCGGCGATCTTGCGAGCCGGGGATGCGGTAACCTTTCAGGCGGCCCGAATCGAACCATTTACTGACGGTGCGCGGGGCCACCTTACAGATCTTTGCGACCTGACCAGTTGTAAAGACCTTCATTTCAGGAACTCCAAAGACACTCGCTTAGTTGGAAACCGGCGCCGACTCGCAAGTCTGCGCCGCATTGTGGTCCCGTCGCTTGGATCTGACCGTTGTTCGGGCAACGCCTCTCGCCAGCGAGACGTCGTGGTTGGTCATTCCCCCAAGCTCTGGGTCGGGACCGGTAATCACTCATCCGTACGTTGTTGTGCTCAGCTCCCTCTTGACCTGGGCGCCTACTTTCCAGCATCGGCAGTGAACGCGTACGCCGCACAGCAAAAAACCGCAGCGAGCTAACTGTTTTTGGCAGTTGGGCTCAGCGACTGTTCGCTGTGCGTCGTGCTTGGCGCCACAAGGCGATCCGAAGCCGGCGAGGGGAGAGACTGCGTGAGACGGCCGTCGCGACCGGATTTCTCTGGCCGCGGCAGCACACGTTTGGCAGGCGTCGTTGGCAGGTTCCCCCCTGCAACTTGCAGCGTCTGGCCTTCAGAGGGGCACCCTCGTTTTGCCGCGCGCTACAAGCCTTCCGAAAGTAGTTTCGATTGCATGCGGGGCGCGACTTTAGAAACTTTCGCCAGTCGTAGGGGGGAGTCCATAGACAACGAGGGTAGAGGTGCTGC containing:
- a CDS encoding YbaB/EbfC family nucleoid-associated protein, whose amino-acid sequence is MKGLGNLAGLMKQAQEIGGRMQGMSDELRGRRATGSAGGGMVEVEANGLGELLACRIDPSLIERRDREMIEDLVLAAVNQALTKAKELHAEQMRSLTGGLQLPGLDEALAKLTGGVPPTGAS
- the recR gene encoding recombination mediator RecR, encoding MTQITESVGRLVEEFARLPGIGKKSAERLTYHVLRVPSAEALRLAEAIRSVKENVRYCGVCFNLAEGERCTICQDARRDAGLVCVVEQPRDVIAIEQTGYRGTYHVLLGRIAPLEGSTADQLTIDALVERVRGGQFREVIMGTNPTLEGDATALEISNRLQGLGVEITRLARGITTGSVLEFANKEILSDALAGRQKF
- the rpoN gene encoding RNA polymerase factor sigma-54 → MRLSFGQEMRMAQKQVLAPRMIQSMEILQLPIMALQERIEQELEENPLLEVQEEERETEEETPAEPENPDLPTQEERELVVDENKDNVDDFERLLQMDEEYPEQFDERPRTSSNRMEEESDRKHDAMANMMARPQTLQDYLRDQLAWFDLDDAMRQMCERIIYGLDHNGYLETRLEDLLPPHASRADLDLAQRALQTIQKLDPPGIGARDLRECLLLQLTPDMPHYEEMRTLVSGHLEDLEHNRLPIIQKRTGYSIEAIQKTREQLRTLNPKPGAVFVDNYVPSVTPDVFVEPNEQGEYKVRLEDANTPHLFISPYYRQLLMNEKASAEDKEYIKRKINSAQWLIESIEQRRSTLTKVSQAIVDHQQEFLRKGPEFIEPLKMQQIADKVGVHVTTVSRAVDDKWIQTPRGIFPLKRFFGGGTVSASGEEIAWDTVRLRLQEIIDAEDKRRPYSDDDLVKELGKKGLTVARRTVTKYRKAMKIPSSRERRDWALGDADEATLRDESLRDGEAPDGAEREGIAPGGDLADETTGDDGPPSE
- a CDS encoding PH domain-containing protein, which codes for MKCPKCAAEVADNAAFCPQCGASLKAAAGVASAQPAAKRGRALDEPERDLWSGAYSPKAMLGVWAVLALLSLVGLAIGFLQLSGSAQWSALLVVIVLAWLAGAMVLIYRRLSVRYRLTSQRLYHEKGVLRRTIDRIELIRMDDITCEQGPVERALGIGSIRVKSTDRSDPEFWIYGVEDVRNVASTIDQARRAEQVRRNVFIEMGAANG
- the nrdR gene encoding transcriptional regulator NrdR, whose protein sequence is MKCPFCHHDNDKVIDSRSSQDAYAIRRRRECLQCGRRYTTYERLDDPVVQVVKKDGAREPFDRQKIKAGLVKACWKRPVSAEQIDELVNQIENVAYVNLDSEVESRTIGELVMRRLRHVDQVAFVRFASVYREFKDVRDFVEELEPMLEETRGTDK
- the moaC gene encoding cyclic pyranopterin monophosphate synthase MoaC, yielding MSELTHFDERGASRMVDVSGKEITLRTARASARVSMQPATLEKIRDRKLSKGDVLEVARLAGIQAAKHTWELIPLCHVLPLDGVELHFDFPDASILAIEAVARVQARTGVEMEALVAASVAALTVYDMCKAIDRGMQIEAVRLEEKTGGRSGHFQRQQ
- a CDS encoding glycosyltransferase family 39 protein; its protein translation is MRRYAGPICVFIASWFAVVATLGPVPAGPGITVDEYYDAAAGKGLVQALSNQGLSFFRFANIERNFAHLTLHPPLARFCLGLAHAPFDARPGEPAAVWIPAARLAPATGFAVMILLVGAATTKVVGPLAGAASSLSLALMPRAFAHAHFATLDTLQTLFCMIAVVALWLAVESPRPTHWKYALAGVAWGLALLAKINGALLAPPLLIWLLWTKRRQVWRPIVLWISSGGATFFLGWPWLWPHPWARTLEFFATASDRQSLHNFYLGQVWRDIDTPWHYPWVMTLATIPVALLAIGLLGAVWRPAANSSGRSLWSITLAVLLFTLLLFSVPGTPVYDGARLFLIAYPLWAILVGLGVSRIAGWLAPQKFSAWAATLALLTLLATSIFGVVSYHPFQTSYYNLLVGGLGGAERLGFEVTYWGDAANAQLMDRLAQVAPQQTVVFAPELAPFQTMATQIAFPVLGEHGVRLVPWNASAPADSRPRWAVVYNRRAESESLAPLLRGGRVVFENVRDGVWVARILQLEGEQ
- a CDS encoding helix-turn-helix domain-containing protein; this encodes MKVFTTGQVAKICKVAPRTVSKWFDSGRLKGYRIPGSQDRRIPREYLIKFLKEHGMPLGDLEDETMAKILVVAQDQMLIESLKRELPPEKAFKLSTASSGFEAGIQAESFHPDSIIVDFSIGRTEALQICQNLRRNTEYTETIVIALLPDDGETYSFDRSSINETFKKPFDAALLAERLRTLIGARKELV